In Diadema setosum chromosome 19, eeDiaSeto1, whole genome shotgun sequence, a genomic segment contains:
- the LOC140242694 gene encoding rab-like protein 3 isoform X1, with amino-acid sequence MASIDLQKVKLLVVGDSGVGKSSLVHLICHDRPIFNTSYTIGASVDVKIHEYKEGTLDQKTCFIEFWDIGGAVNHANSRHIFYSAVNGIILVHDLTNRKSHANLGKWLSEILQRDHGNSSERHRSSVSEYDPERFAGHHTPILVVGAKKDQLDAKRQNSLQSSSIAEECGADEVNLNCIDSKHLAPGTTNAVKFSRFFDKVISRRCGNNSRDSPKKVIERRYFPRDTSQATSTQERRRISTAQQMKSLHTD; translated from the exons GTGTGGGCAAATCATCTTTAGTCCACCTCATCTGCCATGACAGACCCATTTTCAATACGTCCTACACTATTGGGGCTTCAGTAGATGTAAAG ATTCATGAATACAAGGAAGGAACTCTGGACCAGAAGACCTGTTTTATAGAATTCTGGGATATTGGAGGTGCAGTGAACCACGCCAATAGCAGACATATATTCTACAGTGCAGTCAATG GTATTATACTAGTCCATGACCTAACCAATCGGAAGTCTCATGCCAATCTTGGAAAATGGCTAAGTGAGATTCTACAACGAGATCATGGGAACAGCTCAGAAAGGCACCGGTCGAGCGT GAGTGAATATGACCCTGAGCGGTTTGCAGGTCACCACACACCCATCCTAGTGGTAGGAGCAAAGAAGGACCAACTTGATGCCAAGAGACAGAACTCATTGCAGTCCTCATCAATAGCAGAGGAGTGTGGAGCAGATGAAGTCAACTTA AATTGTATTGATTCGAAGCATCTTGCTCCTGGTACTACCAATGCTGTGAAATTCAGCAGATTTTTTGACAAG GTAATATCCCGTCGCTGCGGCAATAATTCTAGAGACAGTCCCAAAAAG GTTATAGAAAGGCGTTACTTTCCCCGAGACACATCCCAG GCAACATCTACACAAGAAAGGAGACGCATCAGTACTGCACAACAAATGAAAAGCCTTCATACAGACTGA
- the LOC140242694 gene encoding rab-like protein 3 isoform X2: MASIDLQKVKLLVVGDSGVGKSSLVHLICHDRPIFNTSYTIGASVDVKIHEYKEGTLDQKTCFIEFWDIGGAVNHANSRHIFYSAVNGIILVHDLTNRKSHANLGKWLSEILQRDHGNSSERHRSSVSEYDPERFAGHHTPILVVGAKKDQLDAKRQNSLQSSSIAEECGADEVNLNCIDSKHLAPGTTNAVKFSRFFDKVIERRYFPRDTSQATSTQERRRISTAQQMKSLHTD, from the exons GTGTGGGCAAATCATCTTTAGTCCACCTCATCTGCCATGACAGACCCATTTTCAATACGTCCTACACTATTGGGGCTTCAGTAGATGTAAAG ATTCATGAATACAAGGAAGGAACTCTGGACCAGAAGACCTGTTTTATAGAATTCTGGGATATTGGAGGTGCAGTGAACCACGCCAATAGCAGACATATATTCTACAGTGCAGTCAATG GTATTATACTAGTCCATGACCTAACCAATCGGAAGTCTCATGCCAATCTTGGAAAATGGCTAAGTGAGATTCTACAACGAGATCATGGGAACAGCTCAGAAAGGCACCGGTCGAGCGT GAGTGAATATGACCCTGAGCGGTTTGCAGGTCACCACACACCCATCCTAGTGGTAGGAGCAAAGAAGGACCAACTTGATGCCAAGAGACAGAACTCATTGCAGTCCTCATCAATAGCAGAGGAGTGTGGAGCAGATGAAGTCAACTTA AATTGTATTGATTCGAAGCATCTTGCTCCTGGTACTACCAATGCTGTGAAATTCAGCAGATTTTTTGACAAG GTTATAGAAAGGCGTTACTTTCCCCGAGACACATCCCAG GCAACATCTACACAAGAAAGGAGACGCATCAGTACTGCACAACAAATGAAAAGCCTTCATACAGACTGA